One part of the Aricia agestis chromosome Z, ilAriAges1.1, whole genome shotgun sequence genome encodes these proteins:
- the LOC121738407 gene encoding glycerol-3-phosphate phosphatase isoform X1 codes for MFSVIKNLKNNFKLLNRLNCTTEVSPPVSVKFGVRMFKSAVYNLEEASPDKIQDFLNSFDTVLTDCDGVLWINNNSIPGSADAINYFRKLGKKIFYVTNNSTKIRSDFAVKAQQMGFIAEPEEILSTAYLVAHYLKGIGFTKKVYLIGSNGIGDELKAVGIRHIGIGPDPVKPDFKSMTTSDLDPEVGAVVVGFDEHVSYPKFMKAASYLAKEECLFIATNTDERFPKSSSIIIPGTGTLVRAVETCSERKALVLGKPNDYVRKFLESFGLNPARTLMIGDRCNTDIEFGVRCGFQTLLVLTGVTSVKDLERIRTERKQPLPDVVLPKLGDIIKLTAS; via the exons ATGTTTTCAGTTATCAAAAacttgaaaaataattttaaactactTAATAGGTTAAACTGCACCACGGAAGTATCACCACCGGTTTCGGTTAAATTCGGCGTAAGAATGTTTAAATCAGCTGTTTATAACTTGGAAGAGGCTTCCCCAGACAAAATACAAGATTTCTTAAACTCTTTTGACACAGTACTCACAGACTGTGATG GAGTTTTGTGGATTAATAATAACTCTATACCTGGTTCGGCTGACGcaataaactattttagaaaattaggtaaaaaaatattctatgtcaCAAATAACTCAACAAAGATTCGTAGCGACTTTGCTGTTAAAGCTCAACAGATGGGATTCATAGCTGAGCCT GAAGAAATTCTTTCAACTGCATACCTAGTAGCTCATTACCTAAAAGGTATTGGGTTCACAAAGAAGGTATACCTTATTGGTTCCAATGGTATTGGAGATGAATTGAAAGCTGTTGGCATCAGGCATATTGGCATTGGA CCGGATCCTGTGAAACCAGACTTCAAATCAATGACCACATCTGACTTGGACCCAGAAGTAGGGGCTGTGGTTGTTGGTTTTGATGAGCATGTTAGTTACCCAAAGTTCATGAAGGCTGCTTCCTATCTTGCCAAAGAGGAATGCCTCTTCATAGCAACAAATACAGACGAGAGGTTTCCAAAGTCCAGTTCCATTATTATTCCAGGAACGGGCACATTAGTGAGAGCCGTTGAGACTTGCTCAGAACGGAAAGCCCTAGTGCTCGGAAAACCTAATGACTATGTCAGGAAATTCCTTGAATCTTTTGGTCTTAATCCTGCTAGGACTTTGATGATTGGTGACAG ATGTAACACAGACATCGAATTTGGGGTCCGTTGTGGCTTCCAAACTCTGCTGGTTCTGACCGGAGTTACGTCTGTCAAAGACTTGGAGAGAATTCGCACTGAGCGAAAGCAACCGCTACCCGATGTGGTCTTGCCGAAACTCGGCGATATAATCAAGCTTACCGCTTCCTAG
- the LOC121738407 gene encoding glycerol-3-phosphate phosphatase isoform X2, protein MFKSAVYNLEEASPDKIQDFLNSFDTVLTDCDGVLWINNNSIPGSADAINYFRKLGKKIFYVTNNSTKIRSDFAVKAQQMGFIAEPEEILSTAYLVAHYLKGIGFTKKVYLIGSNGIGDELKAVGIRHIGIGPDPVKPDFKSMTTSDLDPEVGAVVVGFDEHVSYPKFMKAASYLAKEECLFIATNTDERFPKSSSIIIPGTGTLVRAVETCSERKALVLGKPNDYVRKFLESFGLNPARTLMIGDRCNTDIEFGVRCGFQTLLVLTGVTSVKDLERIRTERKQPLPDVVLPKLGDIIKLTAS, encoded by the exons ATGTTTAAATCAGCTGTTTATAACTTGGAAGAGGCTTCCCCAGACAAAATACAAGATTTCTTAAACTCTTTTGACACAGTACTCACAGACTGTGATG GAGTTTTGTGGATTAATAATAACTCTATACCTGGTTCGGCTGACGcaataaactattttagaaaattaggtaaaaaaatattctatgtcaCAAATAACTCAACAAAGATTCGTAGCGACTTTGCTGTTAAAGCTCAACAGATGGGATTCATAGCTGAGCCT GAAGAAATTCTTTCAACTGCATACCTAGTAGCTCATTACCTAAAAGGTATTGGGTTCACAAAGAAGGTATACCTTATTGGTTCCAATGGTATTGGAGATGAATTGAAAGCTGTTGGCATCAGGCATATTGGCATTGGA CCGGATCCTGTGAAACCAGACTTCAAATCAATGACCACATCTGACTTGGACCCAGAAGTAGGGGCTGTGGTTGTTGGTTTTGATGAGCATGTTAGTTACCCAAAGTTCATGAAGGCTGCTTCCTATCTTGCCAAAGAGGAATGCCTCTTCATAGCAACAAATACAGACGAGAGGTTTCCAAAGTCCAGTTCCATTATTATTCCAGGAACGGGCACATTAGTGAGAGCCGTTGAGACTTGCTCAGAACGGAAAGCCCTAGTGCTCGGAAAACCTAATGACTATGTCAGGAAATTCCTTGAATCTTTTGGTCTTAATCCTGCTAGGACTTTGATGATTGGTGACAG ATGTAACACAGACATCGAATTTGGGGTCCGTTGTGGCTTCCAAACTCTGCTGGTTCTGACCGGAGTTACGTCTGTCAAAGACTTGGAGAGAATTCGCACTGAGCGAAAGCAACCGCTACCCGATGTGGTCTTGCCGAAACTCGGCGATATAATCAAGCTTACCGCTTCCTAG
- the LOC121738409 gene encoding tubulin polymerization-promoting protein homolog, with the protein MSEEQTSVEQVAQQVKDVKLENGGAPGAANGKDDAMTFKDAFKMFSKFGDSKSDGKQITLSQSDKWMKQAKVIDGKKITTTDTAIHFKKLKSMKLGVDDYQKFLDDLAKSKKVELDEIKKKLTTCGQPGITPHTTKSAAAAAAVDRLTDTSKYTGSHKQRFDDSGKGKGIAGRKDLVDGSGYVTGYQHKNTYDKGH; encoded by the exons ATGTCGGAGGAGCAGACGAGCGTGGAGCAAGTGGCGCAGCAGGTGAAAGACGTCAAGTTGGAAAATGGCGGCGCGCCCGGCGCGGCCAACGGCAAGGATGACGCCATGACTTTCAAG gATGCCTTCAAAATGTTCTCCAAGTTTGGTGATTCCAAGTCTGACGGCAAGCAGATAACCCTCTCGCAGAGCGACAAGTGGATGAAGCAGGCCAAGGTGATAGATGGCAAGAAGATCACCACCACAGACACGGCCATCCACTTCAAGAAACTCAAGTCCATGAAACTCGGCGTCGACGACTACCAGAAATTCCTGGACGACCTGGCCAAGAGCAAAAAAGTCGAGTTGGACGAGATCAAGAAGAAGTTGACGACTTGCGGGCAACCCGGCATCACGCCACAT ACCACCAAGTCAGCAGCAGCCGCAGCGGCAGTGGACCGGCTGACGGACACCAGCAAGTACACGGGTTCCCACAAGCAGCGCTTCGACGACTCCGGGAAGGGGAAGGGCATCGCCGGCCGGAAGGATCTCGTCGACGGCTCCGGCTACGTCACCGGCTACCAACACAAGAACACCTACGACAAGGGGCACTAG